One Bythopirellula goksoeyrii genomic window, CATTCAACCACGAACAGAAAGAATGAGAAAGAGTTACCATGTCGTGTGTTTAACCCATCTCGCTCGTTGTAAGTCGCAATTTCAGGATAGGGTGCGCGCTGATAGGAATTTGCAACCCAATTGGGTGTTTTTGAACTTCTTAGCTGCCAGAGACGAGAAAAATCTGAAAAAATCGCCTTGCGCTAGATACAGGGGGAGGGGCCGCAGCAGTTACAATGAAAGCCAATTCTGCCGGAAACAGTTCCCGGCTGAACTATCTGGAGAATTCCTTATAGATTAGACCAGTTCGTGCAATTTCGGATTGCACGATTGCAGTCACATGGTTTCATGACTATTTAACCGCACCACTGAATTGCAAGGGGGGGACTAATGCATCGAGTACTATTCGCAATTGTGGCAGCTATCGTAGGCGTAATGATTGCCAATTCCGCTGTTGGTCAGGTGGGCCAGTTTCGTACCGTCGCGCTTAGCGACACTCCGGCACCGGGAATTGCCAGCGGGGTGGACTATGACAGTTTCAGCCCCAGTCTCTTCAAACTTAGCGTCAACGATGCGGGGGAGGTGGCGTATGTCGGTGCTCTCAGTGGTATCGGTGTCGACGCTACGAACGATCAAGCCCTCTTCAGCGAGGGGGGAGGCTCGGGGGCGGTTCCACTGGCGCGCCGGGGCGAGCAAACAGCGGGCCTCCCGACTGGTTTGGTGTTTGGCGATCAGATTTCGGAACCGACGGGAACTGTGGAAGTGCTGCTCAACAACGCAGGACAGACGGCCGGTCGACTCGACATCGAGGGTGGGGCTGCAACCATAAACAGGGCCGTCTTTAGCGACGCAGCCGGGGGAGGTCTATTTAAGCTCGCACGATCGAGGGGCACGATCGATGGAAGCGAGACCATTCCGTCAAGTGATTTGCCAAGGTATGTCGACATTGGCCGACTGCAATTCAATGATGCCGGCCGCACCGCCTTCTGGGCGTCGATCAATGGCACTGGCATCAATGGGTCAAACAACCAAATCATCCAGAGTGAAAGCGGCGGCAGCGGGCTCGAGCCGGTGGTTCAGTCTGGCGTTCCGGCGCCGGGAGCTCCCGACGCTCACTTCGCTGGCTTCGGCTCCGTCATTAGCTTGAACAACGTCGGCGATCTGGCTTTTCTGGCCAATCTGACTGGCAGTGGCGTCACGCCGTCGACTGACTGGGCCATCTACTCCGCAAGCGGCCCGGACCTGTCGCTCATAGCACGTGCCGGCGACCAGGCGGCAGACCTGCCGACAGGCGTGGTCTACGGGAGAGCAACCCCCAGCCTCATTTCGATACACCTGAACGATTCCAACCAACTGTCGTTTTCCAGCCGACTAGAGGGAACCGGTGTCCTCCCCGCAAACGACGAGGCCATCTTCCGCGCGACCGGCGGTGCCATCGAACTCATCGTCCGCGAACGCAGCGAGGTCGGCGGCCTCCTCTCGGGGGTGTTCTACGACAGTCTTGGGATCGTGCAAATGAACCATTCTGGCGATGTGGCGTTCAACACTTTTTTGCGAGGGATGAACGTCAATGCCGACAATCACCAGGCGATCTTCCGCACTGCCAGCGGCGGGCCCCCGATGGTTGTCGCCCGCACAGGAGACCAGGCCCCCGGTCTGGCTGATGGAATCGTGTATTCACAATTTACGGGAGGTCACCATATCAACGACGCGGGACAAGTCGCGTTCCCGGCCGTTCTGACGAATGGCAGCGCCTTATTCAACGGCCTGTTCGTGACCGACCCGCAGGGCGAGTTGAGGCTGCTGACCGCTGTCGGCGAGCTATTCGATGTGAGCGACAACCCACTCTTGCCGGACTTGCGCATCGTGTCGGCGTTGAACGCTTTCGATCTGAGCAACGGGCACGTCGCGTTCTGGGCCCACTTCACAGACGGGAGCAGCGGAGTGTTTGTGACGGTCGTCCCCGAACCTGGCAGTGGTGTGCTGCTGTTGCTGGGGGGCTCCCTAGCCAGCAGCGTTCGTCGGCCAAGATACTACTGGTAATGCACTATCGCAGGCTCGCTCTGGCGAACCCTGGGCTACGATATGCAACCGCGTTGCGGTAATACGTTCTACTTGCCCCGTGTCGCCGCTTGGCACAACCAATCTGTTGCTGTAACCGTCCTTGGTTAGAATAGGCCATCCTGGGCCTCCTTGTGGGTGATGGGGTTGTTGATAAACACCATCTACGCAAGAGAGGCCTTTTTTGCCTAGGTCCTTTCTAAGTAACGACTTGCGGAAGATCTAAGTCCCATTCGCTTAATCGACCGCCGCTAGATACGGCTAAGCTGCGCAACCTGCCTCGGAGTTTCACGCTGAACGCAGGAAGCCTAAAACCGAAAGTGCATTGGCTATGCTCTCCGACGAAGGTTAGGAATTCACAGTTTCCACCCTCGGAGGTTCGCTCCTCATGTCGATACGCGATTTTGGGGAGGGAAAAGGAAGACACTAGCATTTTGAGAAACGAACTGAGTCGTCTTTCGTAGACTAGGGCCGAGCAGTTAGGAACTGGAAGCGAGTGATGGAAGTGTGGTCGCGAAGTTAAGTGGTGCTTCTTACCCTGGCGAGCATGCCCCCACAGGTCAGCACGGTCAAGAGTAAGCTGCTTGGTTCCGGGACGTATTTAAACTTGAGCAAGTAGATATCTTGGCTGCCATAACTCGCATTACCAAGTATACCGGGAGTCTGACCTGATAGGTAGACGTTGCCAAGTCCATCGGCAGAAAGCGCATAAAACGAATCGTAGCTACTAGAACCCACTTGTCCACTCCAGATGTGGGTGCCAGTGGAATCGAACTTGGAGACGAAAGTATCGATACTTCCGGCATTGGGTGCCGCTAAGCTGCCTGCGGTATTTCCGCCTACATAGACATTTCCCAAGGCATCGGCAGAGGCACTAAAGACCGCCTCGCTTGCACTCGTGCCAAACTGCTCGGTCCACAGCTCGGTACCGTTGATGTCGAACTTGCTAACGAACCCATCGCCGAATGAGCCAGCGTTCGTTCTAGCCAAATCGCCCTGCGTAGATCCCGCCAAGAAAACGTTGCCCGCACCATCGGCCGAAACACCGTGGCCCAGGTCAGCCTCAGTGGTTCCGAGTTGGCGAGTCCACTGTAAATTCCCAGCTGCGTCGTACATTATTACATAGGCATCGGTGTCACCTGCATTGATCCCCCCAAGATCGCCGAAAGTGTCGCCTGAGACGTAGACATTGCCCAATGCATCTGCGGAGACTCCGTAAGCGTAGTCGCTCTCGCTGCTACCGTATTGTCGGGTCCAAAGCAAGTTACCGGCCGCATCGTACTTGCGGAGAAACGCGTCAAACTTTCCGCTATTTGTTCCATTGAGATCGCCACCGGTGATTCCTGTTGCATAGACGTAGCCCAAGCCGTCGGCATAGACTCCGTAACTGACGTCAGAGGCACTGGTGCCAAATTGCCGTGACCACAGCAGAGAACCGCTCGAATCGAATTTCGACACAAAGGCATCTGCTGAGCCGGCATTGCTCGTCGCCAAATCGCCATCAGTTAATCCCGAAACGTACACGTTTCCGAGTCCATCGGCCGAGGCGGCATAAGCGAAATCTGAATCAGTTGAACCGAATTGAGTAGTCCATAGCTCATTCCCTTGGTCGTCAAAGCGGCTGACGAAGGCGTCACGACTGGTTGAGGTCGTGACTAGGCTTCCATTGGTGAAACCGGCTACGTAGACGCTACCCAAGCCATCAGCCGAGACGCCTAAGCCGCCGTCGGAAGCCGTTGTCCCATACTGTTCTATCCAGTCGAGCGATTCTGTTTGTGCAACTGCAGTAACGCCCAGTGACACGATAAATAAAGTCAGAATTGCTCGAGTACTCATTAGTGGCATCTCGGAATGTTTACGAAAATCACGAACAAGATACAGTATAGTAGAATAATGACTTGTCTGGCTACGGAAAATGAGGGGAAACGGGTTATTCCAAACGCAGTTCGGTAGAAGTATTTTCACCGAGATAGTGGCGTAGTCCGTAGGGTGCGTGCAGCAATGGCGTAACACATCCTGTTTGGGCGATGCAACTGTGACTTCCATTGCGATTCACTCAACCTACACTTGACCTGCGTTGCGAAATGCGTTCGGCTTCATCGTCCGCCGCTTCTATGGAACCGGGTGATACCCTAACCCATGGCAGCAGTTTACGCTCTGACCCATGGGAAACTGTCCCAAATTGTCAACGATCAAAACGGCCAAGCCGCCCGGTCCCTATCGAGACTTTGATCGACCTTCGTCGGATTTCCAATCCGTGGGTCGTGGGTTCGAGCCCCGCCGGGCTCATATTTGTTTGCCTGGAATAATTGAGTTTGCCCCAGTTCGGCCTGATTGGGATCTGTCCTGTTGATGGGCAGCTATTTTTGGAGTCCATTCATCAAAGTGACTCGTTTACTTGCTCGCTCGCGGCGCTATAGGGGTGGTAATCCTGCATGTGAATTCGCCAAGGTCCGTCGATGCGGTATTCGATGCCCCGCCAATTGGTTGCTCGGGTAAACACGGCCCCGGCCAAGGTTAGGGGATAGACTAGCTGGGTCACTGCCATGCTGGCCAGGCATTTGATTGTTCCCCACGGCGTGAGCCAGTTCGTTGTCTCGCCTCGTCTTGCTGCAATCCGACGGACTGCTCGCTCCATCGGCCAGAGGGATGTGATCCACGACAAGCCCACCAACACGATAACTGCTCCCATTGTAGTGGCAATAGGGTAGTTCTGTTGAATGATCGCCACGATAAACAGTATGACCGCAAGCAGTGGAAAGAGAGTGGAAAGAATTCCGTGCAGCAATACCAATGGCCAAGCGGGGTGGTAGAGTTTGGCCGTAATCAACTGACGCGTCGACCAACTCATGAAGCTTGCCAGTGAGATGTTTTCACGATTGATCATCATCAAGCTCGGAACAAAGGCGACGCGGAGTCCAATCTTCTTGAGTTGGGCATGCAGCATGGTGTCTTCGCAAAATGACAGAGCCCATTTGTCTAGGAGATCGCTTTCTCGCAGCACCTTGGTTTTCAAGGCCAACGTTCCTCCCCAGGCGATTTCGTACCAATACATCTGCACGATGGCCGCCGCGTTCCAGGTATAGCGAACCAGCGAACCGATTGAATAGCTATTGGGCATGTACCAACGGTTTCCCGTTGCTGCCCCCACATCGGTCGGCGCGAGGCCGGTGGCCAATTCTCGTAGCCAAGTGGGGTGGGCGATCGTATCGGCATCCAGTTGAGCGACGATTTCACACTCCGGGTCAAGCGACAGCATCACTTGCCGCAGCGAACTGCACTTGAGGCTGCAATGTTCACTTTTCTCTGCGAGGTTCTCCACGCGGATATTGTTGGCACCGGAACCGCGCATAAACCGTTCGACTATCTGATGTGCGGGATCATCGGGAGAGTCGATGACGATCCGCACATCGAATTGAGGGTAATCCTGAGTCGCAAGCCCCTGCAGGCAATCGGTAAGAAATGGATCCGTGCCACGCAGGCAGAGCACAATCGTAGCCGTGGGGGCATCTGAGTCTGCGAGTAAATCGACGGGGGGTTTGCTGAGAGTGCTTACGAAACGCCAGACAAGCAGCGACTGTCCGACGACGAGGCTTACCAGAACGACCGCTATGAAAGTTGCTAATGCGGTCACGATGGATCGAAGTAAAGAGGGATTCGGCAGAGAACGCAACTTATACCGGATTGACACTTAAAGCGTGAAAATTGAGGCCAATTCTTGGCCAGGAGCATGATAGGGGCTTGTATAGTCAGGGGGCCTTGTGCCATATTTCACAATCTTAGTTTTGGAGGCTGGTAAGTGCCAGTCTGGTAACAACTTGAGTTCGTGCTGTCACCCCCCACCGGGCGTGATTTCGGCGGCATTGGCACCGCTGGTTTGAGGAAGAACCATAAGTGGCCCCGTTTCTGTCCCAGTATATATGGACTTGGCTGGCGTACACAATCGCCGGGCTCGTGCATGTCGCGCTGATACTAAACCTCGTGGCGGTTGGTGCGCTCGTTTTTATCTGGTTGGAGCGTAAAATCTCCGGCCGCATCCAAGATCGGCTTGGTCCGACCCGCGTTGGTGGTAAGTTTGGCTGGTTGCAGACACTGGCCGACGGCATTAAGCTGCTGAGCAAGGAAGATCTGGCACCTGGGGGGGCAGATCACTTTCTGTTCAAGATCGCGCCTTATGTGAGCTTTTGTGCGTCGATCGCGGCATTTATCGCCATTCCCTTTGCCGGGGGCGAGTATCCCTGGATCGCTCAGCATTTGAATGTCGGCGTGTTCTTCGTGCTGGCCGTCATGGGGTTGGAAGTTTTTGGTGTGATTCTCGCAGGATATTCGTCCGCTTCTAAATGGTCGCTCTTCGGGGCGATGCGCGAAGCAGCCCAGGTGGTTAGCTTTGAAGTCCCGCTGGGTATGTGCGTGGTGGTGCCGGTGTTGATCGCAGGATCGCTGGATTTAGTTGTCATTGGAGACAGTCAGGCCGGTTGGTTTACTAACTGGATCGTCTTCCACGACCCTTTCACCTTTATTATCTTCTGGGTCTACTGCACCTGTGCCACAGCGAGCGTCAATCGGGCTCCCTTCGATTTGGCCGAGGCGGAAAGTGAATTGGTAGCAGGTTTTCATACGGAATACTCCGGACTCCGCTGGAGCTTTTTCTTCATGGCCGAATACGGCTCAATGTTCGCGGTGGGTCTCTTGGCTTCGATCCTGTTTCTGGGAGGTTGGCATGGTCCGATTCCAGTAACCGATTTCCTTGGAATCGTCTCCGAGAATGGTCCTTTCGTTGGCTACCTTGGCCAACTTATTGGCGCCGTGAATGTCATCGGCAAGGGTGTTATTGCCGTATGCGTGATGATGTGGATTCGCTGGACCCTGCCCCGTTTGCGAATTGATCAGGTGATGGCCACCGGCTTGAAATACTGTACTCCGATTGCCGCAGCAATGTTCCTGGGAGCCACCCTTTGGCAGCTTCAAATGCCTGGCAAGGCTTTCTTTGGGCTAATAGACCTACCAGCGTCGGTCTATGCCATCGGTGATGGTGGATCCGCCGATAAGAAGCAGCCTGAGGACGCCGTGAAGCCTTCAGAAGAGCAAGATCAGATCGCTCAAGCGACTCTAGCTGCCCCTAAACTCACTAGGAAAGGACTCTAGCGATGGATGCGATCTATTGGCCGTCGTTCTTCTTCTTTCTGTTTAGCGGCTTGGCCTGTGCGTTTGCGGTTGCCGTGTTGTTGTCGAGCAATATCGTGCGGATGGCCTTTTATCTGGTGTTATCTCTCGGTGCGACTGCGGGACTGATGTTCCTGGCCGGTGCCGAGTTTGTTGGTGCGATGCAATTGTTGATTTATGTCGGAGGCACGCTCGTGCTGTTGATCTTCGGCGTGATGCTAACTTCACAAGAGCGGTTTGTCGTAATGAAAACTTGGGCCGGCGATTGGGTGAAGGCTTTTCTCGCCGGTGGGGCACTTTTGTTTATTTTGACCTACGCTGCGTTTAGTATCCCTGAATGGCGCGGTATCGAACGTGCCGAAGCCGACGCCATTGTTGCTCAGCCCTCGGTGACACCCATCGCCATGGGGCTCTTGGGGGCTCGCACCGATGATCCGAGTCGTTCTGGATACCTCTTGCCCTTTGAAATCGTCTCGGTTCACTTGCTAGTCGTATTGATCGGAGCAGCTTACTTGGCTCGCGCGAAACGGTCCCGTAGCAACATTGAAAAGATTTGACCAAGAAGATGTTTAATCTACCACTTGCCAATATGCTGACCGAACCCGTGGGGGTCGCCCACTATGTGACCGTAGGGGCCATTCTGTTTATTTGTGGTGCCCTCTGCATGGCCACCAAGCGCAATGCCCTTGGTGTGCTGATGGGAGTTGAACTGGTACTCAACGGGGCCAACCTGAATTTTGTCGCCTTTGGCAGTCAGTATCTTCGCAATGATGCCAATTCACTTGGGCTTGATGGGCAACTGATGGCCCTGTTCGTGATTGTGCTGGCCGCCGCCGAGGCAGCGGTAGCTTTGGCAATCGCCTTGAATTTTTACAACAACCATGACTCGATCGACGTGGATCGCGCCGATCAGCTCCGCGGATAAGTAAACCTCTGAGTATGGATCCTACTACCACATTACCGGTTCTCTTGATGGCCGCCTGGCTTGTGCCGCTGGCGTCCTTCGTGTTGATCGTATTGTTCGGCAAATACATGGGCCCCCGCGGTATTGGGGCGGGCTATCTCTCCGTGCTGGCGATTGTCACGTCGGCCGTTTTCAGCCTGATCGCGATGTTCGGGGTCTGGTTACCCAACCACGACTTCCCAACCGCTCACGAACCGGAACATGGCGACGAAGCGGTCGCTTCAGCGACCGTGGAGCACAGCGATGCGAATGAGCACCACGCTGCCGATGAACATGACACTGCCCACCACGCCAACAACGACCACCCCGACTATTATGCTGGAGACTGGTATTCACTTGGTGAATTCGGTGATCTGAAGCTCACTATCGGTTACTACATCGATTCACTGACCGTAGCCATGTTCTGTATGGTGTCGGTGATTGCTTCCTGCGTGCATATCTATGCCCTGGGCTATATGCATGACGAACTGCACGAGCCGTATGTCGATCACGAGGTAACCCTCTCGAGCGGTGAGCACTTGCGGCGCAAGGGTCGGTTCTACCGCTTCTTCCAATACCTCTCACTGTTCTGCTTTAGCATGTTCGGGATCGTGATCGCGGGCAATGTAGCGATGGTGTTCGTGTTTTGGGAACTGGTCGGCATCTGCTCCTACTTCCTGATTGGCTTCTACATCGAACGACACAGCGCTTCGACTGCTGCGAACAAGGCATTCATCGTTAACCGTGTGGGCGACTTTGGCATGCTCATCGGCATGATGGCCCTTTGGGCCAGTGTGGGGACCTTCGCCTTCGGCGATATGAAGAACGACGCCGGCGAAGTAGAGCAAGGATTATTCAGCCTGCTTCGCCCCGAGGAAAATGAGTACCACCTCGCGCCACCCGCCGGTATGATCGCCGAACAAGAGCGCATGATCGAGGGCGACCCCAACTCAGCCCCAGGCGAGGCCGCATCAGCGGCCGGAGATGAAAAGAGAAACACACAAGGCCAATGGCTTCTGTTCATCGCAGGCGTCGGAATCTTCTGCGGCTGCGTTGGCAAAAGTGCCCAGTTCCCGCTGCATGTCTGGCTCCCCGATGCGATGGAAGGCCCGACCCCAGTATCAGCCCTGGTCCACTCGGCCACGATGGTCGCGGCAGGCGTTTACTTGGTGGGTAGATTTTATCCTTGCTTCTCGCCCGAAGCACTGTTGGTCATCGCTTACATCGGCTGCGTTACTTTGTTTGTAGCTGCAACGATCGCGATCACGGCCACCGACATCAAGCGGGTGCTCGCGTACTCCACCGTGAGCCAGCTCGGCTACATGATGCTCTCACTGGGCCTGGGGGGATGGGTTGCAGGAATGTTCCACTTGATTACTCACGCCTTCTTCAAAGGCCTGTTGTTCATGTGCTCCGGCTCGGTGATACACGCCGTACATACGAATGATATGACTTTCATGGGTGGCTTGCGTAAGAAAATGCCGATCACGGCTTACACGATGCTCATTGGCTGTTTGGCAATTATCGGGGCCGGGTTTCCCTTGTCGTCTTACGGCTTGAGCGGCTACTACTCCAAGGACGCGATCATTGAGCAGGCCTGGAGTTTTGCCAGTGTCAATCCGCAACACGCAATTCTGAAGTGGGCCCCTGTTGGCGGCGCATTTATTACTGCGTTCTACATGTTCCGGCTGTGGTATCTGACTTTTGCCGGGAAGCCGCGCGATGAACATCGCTACGATCACGCTCATGAATCGCCCCGCGTAATGACCGGGCCGCTCGTTGTGTTGGCCTTCTTCGCACTGGGAATTGGCTGGCCCATCTTCCATGTCAACGATTTGCTCGAACAAGGCCGCCCTGTGGGAACGCTTGCCTCCACTCAGGGGGAGTTGCTAACCGGTTTGACGATTCCCAGTGAGCACGACAGCCATGTCCCCATCATCAAGACACCTGCCGGTATTGCTGCGTTCAGCACGGCGGCGGCTGGTGTACTTTTGGCGAGCATCATCTACCTCTGGCGGCTACTGAACCCCGACGAGCTCAAGGAGAGTTTCAAACCTTTGTGGGCTTTCCTGTGGAACAAGTGGTACTTTGACGAACTCTATGATTACTTGTTTGTTAAACCCACACTGTTCATCTCAAACTGCGCTTCGTGGTTTGACCGCAACATTATTGATTCGATCCTGCACACTGCCGCAGCGATTTGCAAAGCTTGCTCGAAAGTCGTCGACGCCTTATTCGATCAAACGGTCGTCGATGGCACGGTAAACACCTTTGCCAGCGGCACCTGGAATCTGGGGCTCTGGCTTCGCAAACTGCAAACAGGCAACCTGCGGCAATATGTGATGTTCATCGTCATCGGAACGGTGGCCCTGTTCGTAACGATCAGCATCGTCCAGGCATATTTTATTCCCACTAGTTGAATTAACCGGGGTCGGGGACGACCCGGCTCACCACTAACCATTAACCACTGACCACTATTATGACCCTCAGCGACCCGAAGGTTTATCTGAGCCTCTTGGTTTTCTTACCCGCCGTGGCGGCTTTGGTGTTGGCCATCCTGCCACGCTTGGCGGACGAATCGTACAAGCTAATCAGCCTGGCGGTGACCATTTTTGTGTTCATCCTGACGCTCGGATTTTTCCGTTCCGGGGCTCCCATCGATTTCGAGAAGGGGGTCGCCGAGATGCAGAATTTGTTCAATGTCGACTGGATTCCTTCTTTCGGCATTCAGTACTTCATGGCGATGGACGGCATCAGCTTCCCGCTGGTCGTACTCACGGCGTTCTTGTCGATTCTAGCTATGGGTGCTAGTTGGCCAATTACAAAGCATGTCAAAGGATATTGCATCCTGTTTCTCCTTTTGGAAACGGGCATGTTGGGCGTGTTCATGGCCCTCGATTTCTTCCTGTTCTATGTGTTCTGGGAGGTGATGCTGCTGCCGATGTACTTCCTCATCGGCGTATGGGGCGGTCCTCGGCGCGAATATGCGGCGATCAAGTTTTTCCTTTACACCTTGGTTGGCAGCGTGTTGATGCTAATCGCAATTCTGATGCTGTACTTCAATAGCGATCTGACGACTCTCGACGCTCAACAACTCGCTGATGCTGGGATTGTATCTGTCGAAAGTGGAGGAGATGTTGCACAGGCATTCTCCAAGTGGAAGTCGAGCGACGCTCCCCTGGCACAAAAATACACCGAGTACATCAAAGAAGCAGATCCCACTCAGCGTAAGCAGTTGCATACATTCAATATCTTGGCTCTCCAACAGATGGGCCAACACACGGATCTGTTCGACGGTGAAGCACTCTGGGGTAAGAGCACCCAATGGTGGGCCTTCTTGCTCTTGTTCATCGGCTTTGTGATCAAGGTCCCCAGTGTGCCACTGCACACTTGGTTGCCCGACGCGCACGTCGAAGCCCCCACGCCGATCTCCATGATCCTGGCCGGCATCCTGTTGAAAATGGGTGGCTACGGTATTATCCGAATCTGTTATCCCATCTGTCCCGATGCGGGCTACGAGATGGCTTACTTCGTCTGTTTTGTCGGCGTGCTGAGTATGGTTTACGGTGCCTTTGCCGCCCTCGCTCAAAAAGACTTTAAGCGGATGGTCGCTTACAGTTCCGTAAGTCACATGGGCTACGTCGTGCTGGGGCTCGGCGTATGGAGTGCCGTCGCGGATACGGGCTACAATCCGGACTACTGGAAGATGGGTGCCAATGGTGCCATGTTCCAGATGATTGCCCACGGCATTAGCTCGGCCGGGATGTTCTTTATGGTCGGTGTCATCTACGACCGCGTGCATCATCGCGATCTCGATAAGTTTGGCGGGCTGTTTGCTAAGATGCCCGTGTATAGTGGGTTGGCCGTTGGCATTTTCTTCGCTGGTTTGGGGCTACCCGGATTGTGTGGCTTTATCGGCGAAGTATTCGTCGTCTTGTCGGTTTGGAAATACAGTTATGCCCTGGCGATTATCTCTGCCGCGGTGGTGATCCTGACCGCCGGGTACATCCTGTGGGCCATTCAAAGGGTCTACCTGGGTGCAGAGTATAAAGGCCCCCATGGCGAAGCCCTCACCCCGATTACGATGCGGGAACTTTCGATCGCCGTACCACTGTTGGTTCTGGCCATCGTTTTTGGAGTCTATCCGACAGCACTTTTGAACTACATGCAGCCCTCAGTAGACATGCAAATAGATCGTTTGGCAGCCTGGACCGAGGAGCACGACAATCGAGCCACTGCCTCCAAGCCACTTGGCGCGGAAGATGGCCAGGTCGCCGACGCTCGCATACGTTAATTGAAATCGCAACGAAATAACCCCATTCAACTTTTTCGAATAGTAGCCAGAAACTGTGCAACCTGTGACCCTCCAACACGTCGTTGATTCGCTAGTCGGCAATACGCTCGAAGGAAGCCTGCCGTTTTTTCGGCCTGAGCTGGCCCTCTGTGTGACGATTGTCCTCTTGCTGTTTGTGCGTATTTTTAAAGGTGGGGAATACATTCCCTCCTTCTTTATCGCGCTACTGGGGTCGATCACCGCGCTTATTTTGGCGTTTCCTGTCGAGGGGATTGAGTCCTGGACGACCATGCCTCGGCA contains:
- a CDS encoding DUF7453 family protein is translated as MHRVLFAIVAAIVGVMIANSAVGQVGQFRTVALSDTPAPGIASGVDYDSFSPSLFKLSVNDAGEVAYVGALSGIGVDATNDQALFSEGGGSGAVPLARRGEQTAGLPTGLVFGDQISEPTGTVEVLLNNAGQTAGRLDIEGGAATINRAVFSDAAGGGLFKLARSRGTIDGSETIPSSDLPRYVDIGRLQFNDAGRTAFWASINGTGINGSNNQIIQSESGGSGLEPVVQSGVPAPGAPDAHFAGFGSVISLNNVGDLAFLANLTGSGVTPSTDWAIYSASGPDLSLIARAGDQAADLPTGVVYGRATPSLISIHLNDSNQLSFSSRLEGTGVLPANDEAIFRATGGAIELIVRERSEVGGLLSGVFYDSLGIVQMNHSGDVAFNTFLRGMNVNADNHQAIFRTASGGPPMVVARTGDQAPGLADGIVYSQFTGGHHINDAGQVAFPAVLTNGSALFNGLFVTDPQGELRLLTAVGELFDVSDNPLLPDLRIVSALNAFDLSNGHVAFWAHFTDGSSGVFVTVVPEPGSGVLLLLGGSLASSVRRPRYYW
- a CDS encoding SBBP repeat-containing protein; translated protein: MSTRAILTLFIVSLGVTAVAQTESLDWIEQYGTTASDGGLGVSADGLGSVYVAGFTNGSLVTTSTSRDAFVSRFDDQGNELWTTQFGSTDSDFAYAASADGLGNVYVSGLTDGDLATSNAGSADAFVSKFDSSGSLLWSRQFGTSASDVSYGVYADGLGYVYATGITGGDLNGTNSGKFDAFLRKYDAAGNLLWTRQYGSSESDYAYGVSADALGNVYVSGDTFGDLGGINAGDTDAYVIMYDAAGNLQWTRQLGTTEADLGHGVSADGAGNVFLAGSTQGDLARTNAGSFGDGFVSKFDINGTELWTEQFGTSASEAVFSASADALGNVYVGGNTAGSLAAPNAGSIDTFVSKFDSTGTHIWSGQVGSSSYDSFYALSADGLGNVYLSGQTPGILGNASYGSQDIYLLKFKYVPEPSSLLLTVLTCGGMLARVRSTT
- a CDS encoding glycosyltransferase: MTALATFIAVVLVSLVVGQSLLVWRFVSTLSKPPVDLLADSDAPTATIVLCLRGTDPFLTDCLQGLATQDYPQFDVRIVIDSPDDPAHQIVERFMRGSGANNIRVENLAEKSEHCSLKCSSLRQVMLSLDPECEIVAQLDADTIAHPTWLRELATGLAPTDVGAATGNRWYMPNSYSIGSLVRYTWNAAAIVQMYWYEIAWGGTLALKTKVLRESDLLDKWALSFCEDTMLHAQLKKIGLRVAFVPSLMMINRENISLASFMSWSTRQLITAKLYHPAWPLVLLHGILSTLFPLLAVILFIVAIIQQNYPIATTMGAVIVLVGLSWITSLWPMERAVRRIAARRGETTNWLTPWGTIKCLASMAVTQLVYPLTLAGAVFTRATNWRGIEYRIDGPWRIHMQDYHPYSAASEQVNESL
- the nuoH gene encoding NADH-quinone oxidoreductase subunit NuoH — its product is MAPFLSQYIWTWLAYTIAGLVHVALILNLVAVGALVFIWLERKISGRIQDRLGPTRVGGKFGWLQTLADGIKLLSKEDLAPGGADHFLFKIAPYVSFCASIAAFIAIPFAGGEYPWIAQHLNVGVFFVLAVMGLEVFGVILAGYSSASKWSLFGAMREAAQVVSFEVPLGMCVVVPVLIAGSLDLVVIGDSQAGWFTNWIVFHDPFTFIIFWVYCTCATASVNRAPFDLAEAESELVAGFHTEYSGLRWSFFFMAEYGSMFAVGLLASILFLGGWHGPIPVTDFLGIVSENGPFVGYLGQLIGAVNVIGKGVIAVCVMMWIRWTLPRLRIDQVMATGLKYCTPIAAAMFLGATLWQLQMPGKAFFGLIDLPASVYAIGDGGSADKKQPEDAVKPSEEQDQIAQATLAAPKLTRKGL
- a CDS encoding NADH-quinone oxidoreductase subunit J family protein; the encoded protein is MDAIYWPSFFFFLFSGLACAFAVAVLLSSNIVRMAFYLVLSLGATAGLMFLAGAEFVGAMQLLIYVGGTLVLLIFGVMLTSQERFVVMKTWAGDWVKAFLAGGALLFILTYAAFSIPEWRGIERAEADAIVAQPSVTPIAMGLLGARTDDPSRSGYLLPFEIVSVHLLVVLIGAAYLARAKRSRSNIEKI
- the nuoK gene encoding NADH-quinone oxidoreductase subunit NuoK, whose amino-acid sequence is MFNLPLANMLTEPVGVAHYVTVGAILFICGALCMATKRNALGVLMGVELVLNGANLNFVAFGSQYLRNDANSLGLDGQLMALFVIVLAAAEAAVALAIALNFYNNHDSIDVDRADQLRG
- the nuoL gene encoding NADH-quinone oxidoreductase subunit L produces the protein MDPTTTLPVLLMAAWLVPLASFVLIVLFGKYMGPRGIGAGYLSVLAIVTSAVFSLIAMFGVWLPNHDFPTAHEPEHGDEAVASATVEHSDANEHHAADEHDTAHHANNDHPDYYAGDWYSLGEFGDLKLTIGYYIDSLTVAMFCMVSVIASCVHIYALGYMHDELHEPYVDHEVTLSSGEHLRRKGRFYRFFQYLSLFCFSMFGIVIAGNVAMVFVFWELVGICSYFLIGFYIERHSASTAANKAFIVNRVGDFGMLIGMMALWASVGTFAFGDMKNDAGEVEQGLFSLLRPEENEYHLAPPAGMIAEQERMIEGDPNSAPGEAASAAGDEKRNTQGQWLLFIAGVGIFCGCVGKSAQFPLHVWLPDAMEGPTPVSALVHSATMVAAGVYLVGRFYPCFSPEALLVIAYIGCVTLFVAATIAITATDIKRVLAYSTVSQLGYMMLSLGLGGWVAGMFHLITHAFFKGLLFMCSGSVIHAVHTNDMTFMGGLRKKMPITAYTMLIGCLAIIGAGFPLSSYGLSGYYSKDAIIEQAWSFASVNPQHAILKWAPVGGAFITAFYMFRLWYLTFAGKPRDEHRYDHAHESPRVMTGPLVVLAFFALGIGWPIFHVNDLLEQGRPVGTLASTQGELLTGLTIPSEHDSHVPIIKTPAGIAAFSTAAAGVLLASIIYLWRLLNPDELKESFKPLWAFLWNKWYFDELYDYLFVKPTLFISNCASWFDRNIIDSILHTAAAICKACSKVVDALFDQTVVDGTVNTFASGTWNLGLWLRKLQTGNLRQYVMFIVIGTVALFVTISIVQAYFIPTS